The following proteins are co-located in the Desulfatitalea tepidiphila genome:
- a CDS encoding beta-ketoacyl-ACP synthase III, whose translation MEISIIKGTGRYVPPRCVTNHDLTRWMDTSDEWIVQRTGIEQRYWVPEEGGVGVSDLGLEASKIALERAGWRAQDLDLIIFATLSPDLFFPGSGCLLADKLGLTTTPALDIRQQCTGFLYGMATADAYIRSGMAKRVLLVGAEVHSTGLDVSTRGRDVAVIFGDGAAAVCLELTESDAQEGVLASCLHADGSLAESLMTYAPASRDNPRISEKMLQEGKHYPVMDGRNIFKHAVRRLPEVAGEALEKAGLPLSAVDLFIPHQANMRINQGFAKALDLPEEKVYHNIQRYGNTTAASIPLAFDEAIEKGVIGPGSTVMFLGLGAGVTWGAVLYRFPA comes from the coding sequence ATGGAAATATCGATCATCAAGGGAACCGGGCGGTATGTCCCCCCCCGATGTGTCACCAACCACGATTTGACCCGGTGGATGGATACCTCAGATGAATGGATTGTACAGCGTACCGGTATTGAACAGCGCTATTGGGTTCCGGAGGAGGGTGGCGTCGGGGTTTCGGACCTGGGACTGGAGGCGTCCAAAATCGCTTTGGAGCGCGCCGGCTGGCGGGCTCAGGATCTCGACCTGATCATCTTCGCCACCTTGAGCCCCGATCTGTTTTTCCCGGGATCCGGTTGTCTGCTGGCCGATAAACTCGGGCTTACGACGACACCGGCATTGGACATTCGTCAGCAGTGCACCGGTTTCCTGTACGGCATGGCCACGGCCGATGCCTATATCCGCAGCGGGATGGCCAAGCGGGTGCTGCTTGTGGGGGCAGAGGTGCACAGCACCGGTCTTGACGTTTCGACCCGGGGCAGGGATGTGGCCGTGATATTCGGCGACGGTGCAGCCGCCGTTTGCCTGGAGCTGACGGAATCGGACGCCCAAGAGGGGGTGCTCGCATCCTGCCTGCATGCCGACGGCTCGCTGGCGGAAAGCCTGATGACCTATGCGCCGGCATCCCGCGACAATCCCCGCATCAGCGAAAAGATGCTTCAAGAGGGCAAGCACTATCCCGTCATGGACGGTCGCAACATTTTCAAGCATGCGGTTCGGCGGCTGCCCGAGGTGGCCGGCGAGGCGCTCGAAAAGGCCGGGCTGCCGCTGTCGGCGGTGGATCTGTTCATTCCACACCAGGCCAACATGAGAATCAACCAGGGATTTGCAAAGGCGTTGGACCTGCCGGAGGAGAAAGTCTACCACAACATCCAACGTTACGGGAACACCACGGCGGCGAGTATTCCCCTGGCCTTCGACGAGGCCATCGAAAAAGGGGTGATCGGCCCGGGCAGCACCGTCATGTTCCTGGGGCTCGGCGCCGGTGTGACCTGGGGCGCGGTGCTGTATCGTTTTCCCGCCTGA
- a CDS encoding dodecin family protein — protein sequence MAESVYKVIELVGTSTTSWEDAARVAIETAAKSLKDLRIAEVSKLDMKVENGKVTAYRTRVKLSFKYLNE from the coding sequence ATGGCAGAAAGTGTATACAAAGTCATCGAATTGGTAGGGACCAGCACCACTTCATGGGAAGATGCGGCCCGCGTGGCCATCGAGACCGCCGCCAAGAGTCTCAAGGACCTGCGGATCGCAGAAGTCAGTAAATTGGACATGAAGGTGGAAAACGGCAAGGTCACCGCATACCGCACCAGAGTGAAACTCTCCTTTAAATATCTGAACGAATAG
- a CDS encoding YcaO-like family protein: MQFRNYVRNEFGKTDTPVSTVEKIVAGFERMGYPIRYMPFQVAEDIHWSQICVDTINLQCQGKGLTAGLCKASAHAELAERFSGGMFFQDFEEQVRFNMPALYGRQVNRFLNYEWLDGYVNSHQADLKEEHLTIERLLCNQPHLHPTAIENIKNSQMARHWVDGYSVLQDKTIKVPINFIAYINASNGMAAGNTLEEAIVQASCEVFERYTQIQIIAPEKRVPSIDKETLGNDRLKSMMAFYEKENVEIILKDLSMGGQFPSIGVFFINHNLRPGRLEHKILVPGVSFNLDEALSRCLTEVMQGRGTLKIPTPNLDRPVMHRSRIENLYLLFKCSISQKDISFLEQGGTIAYRGTQSKDILSEIEAIKKICQALETDFIVLNLTHPVLQFPVVRVVLPGISDFLPFVNKDILTSVDTRPDAAWRGGHFKTAMDSFFPGQ, encoded by the coding sequence ATGCAGTTCAGGAATTATGTGCGCAACGAATTTGGAAAAACCGATACACCGGTCAGCACGGTCGAAAAAATCGTCGCCGGTTTCGAACGAATGGGCTACCCGATCCGGTATATGCCCTTCCAGGTCGCCGAGGACATCCACTGGTCTCAAATTTGTGTCGATACCATCAACCTGCAGTGTCAAGGCAAGGGATTGACGGCCGGGCTCTGCAAGGCGAGCGCCCACGCGGAACTGGCCGAACGGTTCAGCGGCGGGATGTTCTTCCAGGATTTTGAAGAGCAGGTTCGCTTCAACATGCCGGCCCTGTATGGCCGTCAGGTCAACCGCTTCTTGAACTATGAGTGGCTGGACGGGTATGTCAACAGCCACCAGGCGGATTTGAAGGAGGAGCACCTCACCATTGAAAGGTTGTTGTGCAACCAGCCCCACCTGCATCCAACGGCCATCGAGAACATCAAAAACAGCCAGATGGCCCGGCACTGGGTGGACGGTTATTCGGTGCTGCAGGACAAAACCATCAAGGTCCCCATCAATTTCATCGCGTACATCAACGCATCCAACGGCATGGCCGCCGGCAACACGCTGGAAGAAGCGATCGTGCAGGCCAGCTGCGAGGTGTTTGAGCGTTACACCCAGATTCAAATCATCGCACCCGAGAAGCGTGTTCCCAGCATCGACAAGGAGACGCTTGGAAATGACCGCTTGAAATCCATGATGGCCTTTTATGAAAAGGAAAATGTCGAGATCATCCTGAAAGATCTTTCCATGGGGGGGCAATTTCCCAGTATCGGTGTGTTTTTCATCAATCACAATCTGCGGCCCGGCCGACTGGAACATAAAATCCTCGTTCCCGGCGTGTCGTTCAACCTGGATGAGGCGCTCAGCCGCTGCCTGACCGAAGTCATGCAGGGACGCGGTACACTGAAAATCCCCACCCCCAATCTCGACCGGCCCGTCATGCATCGCTCCCGCATCGAAAATCTCTACCTGCTGTTCAAGTGCTCTATTTCTCAAAAGGATATTTCCTTTCTCGAACAGGGCGGCACCATTGCCTACAGAGGCACGCAAAGCAAGGATATCCTGTCTGAAATCGAGGCGATCAAAAAGATTTGCCAGGCCCTTGAAACCGATTTCATCGTTTTGAACCTGACTCACCCGGTCTTGCAGTTCCCTGTGGTACGGGTCGTTCTGCCGGGTATTTCGGATTTCCTTCCATTTGTGAACAAAGACATTCTGACCTCCGTGGACACCCGTCCGGATGCCGCATGGCGGGGGGGGCATTTTAAGACCGCGATGGACTCGTTCTTCCCTGGCCAGTGA
- a CDS encoding TRAP transporter small permease, whose protein sequence is MQTQTRKTAALRWIDSACDIGGIIAAICLAFVTLSICYDVFMRYFFSAPTVWVQEMSIYLCIAIGYLACGYALKNDSHFSITLLVDRMTVANRRRMKIFTHFAGIAYSAVFVIKGYENARFAYDIGDTSSGLMATPLWIPWMLVPIGGLLLGLQFLKKMIDEIQNRKQS, encoded by the coding sequence ATGCAAACGCAAACTCGAAAGACAGCGGCCCTCCGATGGATTGACAGTGCCTGCGATATCGGCGGTATTATCGCCGCCATCTGCCTGGCATTCGTGACGCTCTCCATCTGCTACGATGTTTTCATGCGCTATTTTTTCAGTGCGCCCACCGTGTGGGTGCAGGAAATGAGCATCTATCTGTGTATCGCCATCGGCTATCTGGCGTGCGGCTACGCACTGAAAAACGACAGCCACTTTTCGATTACCCTTCTGGTCGACCGCATGACGGTCGCTAACCGACGCCGCATGAAAATATTCACCCACTTCGCGGGCATCGCCTATTCGGCCGTTTTCGTCATCAAGGGGTATGAAAATGCCAGGTTTGCCTACGATATCGGAGACACGAGTTCCGGCCTGATGGCGACTCCCCTGTGGATTCCCTGGATGCTGGTGCCCATCGGAGGATTGCTGTTGGGATTACAGTTCCTCAAGAAAATGATCGATGAGATTCAGAACCGGAAACAGAGCTGA
- a CDS encoding response regulator encodes MKIEWVAMKMKRHVLVVDDEKSTLALVCQLLEKLGHHTTPAHGGEEALNSLANEVGIDVVLTDINMPVMDGWELAERIKATHPNLPIIAMTGESPGMVMPRLKNKGISGALFKPFKMNQLKEVVSGGMALA; translated from the coding sequence TTGAAAATCGAATGGGTTGCGATGAAAATGAAAAGACACGTTCTGGTCGTCGACGATGAGAAAAGTACACTTGCCCTGGTCTGCCAACTCCTTGAAAAACTAGGCCATCATACAACACCAGCCCACGGTGGTGAGGAAGCACTCAATTCCCTGGCAAATGAAGTCGGTATCGATGTCGTTCTGACCGACATCAACATGCCGGTCATGGATGGCTGGGAGCTTGCGGAACGCATAAAAGCGACGCATCCGAACCTGCCGATCATCGCCATGACCGGCGAGAGCCCAGGGATGGTGATGCCTCGGCTGAAAAACAAGGGCATCAGCGGTGCTCTGTTCAAGCCATTCAAAATGAATCAACTTAAAGAGGTCGTTTCAGGTGGCATGGCATTGGCCTGA
- a CDS encoding acyl-[acyl-carrier-protein] thioesterase, with translation MGRPIWNEQFQIDTHEADMNGLARLDALFCCFQEAAGHHARDLGVGREELSRQGCLWVLSRCRMQIDRYPAWGQKVTVQTWPCGVERVFALREFEFISDAGERLGSGISAWLILTQDKHRPMRPGPIMQAVPPTRAAARPEAVTDKQANPVGLSDLRLFSVRYSDLDVNRHVNNAAYVRWILDSFDAPRHDRFEIAAIRIDYISETHLGEPILVKAQTVEADGSQTILGVRPESDQPVFQAEIVWRARPSAHA, from the coding sequence ATGGGCAGGCCCATCTGGAACGAACAATTTCAAATCGACACCCACGAGGCGGACATGAACGGCCTGGCCCGTTTGGATGCCTTGTTCTGCTGCTTTCAGGAAGCGGCCGGGCATCATGCCCGTGATTTGGGTGTGGGCCGGGAAGAATTGTCCCGTCAGGGATGTCTTTGGGTGCTTTCCCGCTGCCGGATGCAGATCGATCGCTACCCGGCCTGGGGCCAGAAGGTGACGGTCCAAACCTGGCCCTGCGGCGTGGAAAGGGTTTTTGCGCTGCGGGAGTTCGAGTTTATTTCCGATGCAGGCGAACGGCTCGGTTCGGGCATATCGGCGTGGTTGATCCTGACGCAGGATAAGCACCGCCCCATGAGACCGGGCCCCATCATGCAAGCGGTCCCTCCGACCCGGGCGGCGGCCAGGCCTGAAGCTGTGACCGATAAGCAGGCCAATCCGGTTGGATTGTCTGATCTCCGTCTTTTTTCCGTGCGCTATTCCGACCTGGACGTCAACCGCCACGTCAACAATGCGGCCTACGTGCGCTGGATCCTGGACAGTTTCGACGCTCCCAGGCATGACCGATTCGAAATTGCCGCCATTCGCATCGACTACATATCGGAGACGCACTTGGGTGAACCCATCTTGGTGAAGGCCCAGACCGTGGAGGCCGACGGCTCACAGACCATCCTCGGGGTGCGTCCGGAAAGTGACCAGCCGGTTTTCCAGGCGGAAATCGTCTGGCGCGCGCGCCCGTCCGCCCACGCTTGA
- a CDS encoding alpha/beta fold hydrolase: MKTRMINVPRGVFNIREGGDLAGFPVIMLHGWPESSYCWEGVAKHLDARLHLIAPDLRGLGDSERTLDVTAYQKLELAKDVVEIVDALGIDTFFLVGHDWGGIVAQEIALLIPERVKQLVIMNIPVITNAAGAQEAAHALAAMRFMPYWYQYFQMQPGLAEAMIKGNEDVWVRYFFGKKGRDGIIPAESIAEYARCYAIPNTPATGASYYRAMQLDAKHWSELAGRKFPMTSLYIYGTEEITIVPENLNHLEDCFDTIRVEKLQAGHFVQEEKPREVAELMNDFFDTLT, encoded by the coding sequence ATGAAAACCAGAATGATCAACGTACCAAGAGGGGTGTTCAATATTCGGGAGGGCGGTGATCTTGCGGGTTTCCCGGTGATCATGCTGCATGGTTGGCCTGAAAGCTCCTATTGCTGGGAAGGGGTTGCCAAACATCTCGATGCGCGCCTGCATCTTATCGCACCCGATCTGCGCGGACTGGGCGACAGCGAACGTACCTTGGATGTAACAGCCTATCAGAAGCTGGAGCTGGCCAAAGATGTTGTCGAGATCGTCGACGCCCTTGGCATCGACACCTTTTTTCTGGTCGGTCATGATTGGGGCGGCATCGTGGCCCAGGAAATCGCTCTCTTGATTCCGGAGCGGGTGAAACAGCTGGTTATCATGAACATACCGGTGATCACCAATGCCGCCGGCGCCCAGGAGGCAGCCCATGCGCTGGCTGCCATGCGCTTCATGCCTTACTGGTACCAATACTTCCAGATGCAGCCCGGGTTGGCGGAAGCCATGATCAAAGGCAATGAAGATGTCTGGGTGCGCTATTTCTTCGGCAAAAAAGGTCGCGACGGAATTATTCCAGCCGAATCCATCGCCGAATACGCCCGCTGCTACGCGATTCCGAATACGCCGGCCACGGGTGCATCCTATTATCGTGCCATGCAGCTGGATGCCAAGCACTGGTCCGAGCTTGCCGGCAGAAAATTTCCAATGACGTCCCTGTATATTTACGGCACGGAAGAGATCACCATCGTCCCGGAAAACCTGAACCACCTGGAGGATTGCTTCGACACCATCCGGGTGGAAAAGTTGCAGGCCGGGCACTTCGTTCAGGAAGAAAAACCCCGGGAAGTTGCAGAGCTGATGAATGATTTCTTTGATACCCTGACATAG
- a CDS encoding TetR family transcriptional regulator: MNRNKKLKISDLEKITGISRSTVHHYVNYGLLHRPHKTGHTMAYYDDLHVKRLETIQKIKLDYLKTAKTTRIPLDVIKHRLNESDPLIKPSGSNGNVNPPGKRGAAKAGKKKAIIEATLQMYANRGYYLTNIKDIAKAVGISTPTFYRYFRDKRELFVEAIEYVIKNFKNEIREAVKHEKDPARRSRIMFNTFYAHYPKMGEILNQLRSGAIIGDPWARSNLSRLYREMMENLIKEIQGAIRNGIIRPVDPVLLAYFNLAINEAAIHLGSMSQKYTIETAMTFVGEMLNTAFLTEKGKLRFDIFYKSRHHEGPEP; the protein is encoded by the coding sequence ATGAACCGCAATAAGAAACTAAAAATCAGCGACTTGGAAAAAATTACAGGCATTTCCCGGTCGACCGTCCACCACTATGTCAACTACGGTCTGCTGCACCGCCCGCACAAAACCGGCCATACCATGGCCTATTACGACGACCTCCATGTCAAGCGGCTTGAGACCATTCAAAAGATCAAGCTCGACTATCTGAAAACCGCCAAAACGACTCGAATTCCCCTGGATGTGATCAAGCACCGGTTGAACGAGAGCGACCCGCTGATCAAACCGAGCGGGTCAAACGGCAACGTCAATCCGCCTGGGAAGAGAGGGGCGGCCAAGGCCGGGAAGAAGAAAGCGATCATTGAGGCCACGCTGCAAATGTATGCCAACCGTGGCTACTACCTGACCAACATCAAGGATATCGCCAAGGCGGTCGGCATCTCCACGCCGACCTTCTACCGCTATTTCAGAGACAAGCGTGAACTCTTCGTTGAGGCCATCGAGTACGTGATCAAAAATTTCAAAAATGAAATCCGGGAAGCGGTGAAGCATGAAAAAGATCCGGCCCGGCGATCGAGAATCATGTTCAACACTTTTTATGCCCACTATCCGAAAATGGGTGAAATTCTCAATCAACTGCGATCAGGAGCCATCATCGGCGACCCATGGGCCAGATCGAACCTGTCCCGGCTTTATCGGGAAATGATGGAAAACCTGATTAAAGAGATTCAAGGCGCCATACGCAACGGCATCATACGCCCGGTAGATCCGGTACTGCTGGCCTATTTCAACCTGGCCATCAATGAAGCGGCCATCCATCTGGGCTCTATGAGTCAGAAATACACCATTGAAACCGCGATGACTTTCGTCGGTGAAATGCTCAACACGGCGTTTTTGACCGAAAAAGGCAAGCTGCGGTTCGATATCTTCTACAAATCCCGGCATCATGAGGGTCCGGAGCCATAG
- a CDS encoding antibiotic biosynthesis monooxygenase family protein has product MAVRILIKRRFKEKHFKEIVKMIREHRYGAMGQDGYLSSETMWDIKDPYRVVVASTWETLKQWNVWKNSEERVAVNKRINEYLDGETEFEEYQLGMYPH; this is encoded by the coding sequence ATGGCCGTCAGAATTCTGATCAAAAGACGCTTCAAGGAAAAACACTTCAAAGAAATTGTGAAAATGATTCGAGAACACCGATACGGTGCCATGGGGCAGGATGGCTATCTGTCGTCTGAAACCATGTGGGATATCAAGGATCCCTACCGGGTGGTGGTCGCCTCGACCTGGGAAACGCTCAAGCAATGGAATGTCTGGAAAAACAGCGAGGAGAGAGTGGCCGTAAACAAGCGAATCAACGAGTATCTCGATGGAGAGACCGAGTTCGAGGAGTATCAACTGGGGATGTATCCCCATTGA
- a CDS encoding universal stress protein → MNEANSRRSPIGRILVALDASSSSVNALHAAIDLAGRFNAQVLGLFVEDINLLRLAELPFAREISFYGPGPREIDPLEMALQLRIQADRIRNTLAQIADRYGIAWEFRTARGDVGAQVLSAAADIDLVVLGKIGRSLPGTQRTGSTVRALLMQRQGMTLILQTRVLFAGTPLAVVYDGSPAAGQALETAGFLAKLHDTPMIVFVIGDSREAVESHREQARLLLRSQEIEARFRAVLKPTSKELAERIQRETQGPVILPCLEEWFGGERLCGLIDEIVNPVLLIR, encoded by the coding sequence ATGAACGAAGCAAATTCACGGCGTTCACCCATTGGCAGGATCCTGGTGGCATTGGATGCATCGTCATCCAGCGTGAATGCGTTGCACGCCGCCATCGACCTGGCGGGCCGGTTCAATGCCCAAGTATTGGGACTGTTCGTGGAGGACATCAACCTGTTGCGCCTCGCCGAATTGCCGTTTGCCAGGGAAATCAGTTTCTACGGACCCGGGCCGCGTGAAATCGATCCCCTGGAAATGGCGCTGCAGCTGCGCATTCAGGCCGATCGTATCCGCAACACCCTGGCTCAGATCGCCGACCGATACGGGATAGCCTGGGAATTCCGCACGGCCCGCGGAGATGTCGGCGCCCAGGTGCTGTCGGCGGCGGCCGATATCGATCTGGTGGTGTTGGGCAAAATCGGACGGTCATTGCCCGGCACCCAACGCACGGGATCGACGGTCCGCGCCCTGTTGATGCAGCGTCAGGGCATGACCCTGATCCTGCAGACCCGGGTCTTGTTTGCCGGCACACCGTTGGCCGTGGTATACGACGGCAGTCCAGCCGCTGGACAGGCGCTGGAGACGGCCGGGTTTCTCGCCAAACTCCACGACACACCGATGATCGTTTTCGTGATCGGTGACAGCAGGGAAGCGGTGGAAAGCCACCGGGAACAGGCCCGGCTGCTGCTTCGCTCGCAGGAGATCGAGGCACGATTCCGTGCCGTGCTCAAGCCCACCTCGAAGGAACTGGCCGAACGCATCCAGCGCGAGACCCAGGGGCCGGTGATTCTCCCCTGCCTGGAGGAGTGGTTTGGCGGGGAGCGGCTCTGCGGTTTGATCGACGAAATCGTCAATCCGGTACTGTTGATCCGGTGA
- a CDS encoding TRAP transporter substrate-binding protein: MKKFMMSMASILFVISLLPMNAAAGETILKLATWGPPKHFIAEARGQWIEEVNTTLAGRVKIVDYPGGQLFGPKDMHSAVAKGQVELGLVLQPSMLAMVPMLQGVYLPFAFDNLDQVDQAYSGETLAIIEKAMEAKNLKLIYVSYTDGVQVYSNKKNIVSTDDFKGLRILSASPIFSEIMARLGAAPDTSIPYTEQYMALQRGVSDAVATSIVGGFFEKNHEVAPYITKMDMSFATVLVVANLKKWKKLPQDVQDTIITLGRKKTAYSLAMAKGWEQKFTADMEKLGATITRIPDEEREKIKQISREVWLDWAKKNGKQAEALLDLSLKIVDSAK; the protein is encoded by the coding sequence ATGAAAAAGTTTATGATGTCGATGGCTTCAATCTTGTTTGTGATTTCGCTGCTCCCGATGAACGCTGCGGCCGGGGAGACCATATTGAAGCTCGCCACCTGGGGCCCTCCCAAGCATTTCATCGCCGAAGCCCGGGGGCAGTGGATCGAAGAGGTGAACACGACGCTTGCCGGACGGGTGAAAATCGTGGACTACCCCGGCGGCCAGTTGTTCGGTCCCAAGGACATGCATTCGGCCGTGGCCAAAGGACAAGTGGAACTCGGGCTCGTGCTGCAACCGTCCATGCTGGCGATGGTGCCCATGCTGCAGGGGGTTTATCTGCCCTTTGCTTTTGACAACCTGGACCAGGTCGATCAGGCCTATTCAGGGGAAACGCTGGCCATTATCGAAAAGGCCATGGAAGCAAAAAACCTGAAGCTGATCTATGTCAGTTACACGGACGGGGTCCAGGTCTACAGCAACAAGAAAAACATCGTCTCCACGGACGATTTCAAAGGGTTGCGAATTTTGTCCGCCAGCCCGATCTTTTCCGAGATCATGGCCAGACTCGGTGCGGCGCCGGACACCTCCATTCCTTATACCGAGCAGTACATGGCCTTGCAGAGAGGGGTGTCCGATGCGGTGGCTACGTCCATCGTCGGTGGGTTTTTCGAGAAAAACCATGAGGTGGCGCCCTACATCACCAAGATGGATATGAGCTTCGCAACGGTCCTGGTGGTTGCGAATCTCAAGAAGTGGAAAAAACTTCCCCAGGATGTTCAAGATACCATCATCACGCTGGGTCGGAAGAAGACGGCCTATTCTTTGGCGATGGCCAAAGGATGGGAGCAAAAATTCACGGCCGATATGGAAAAGCTGGGGGCCACCATTACCCGCATTCCAGATGAGGAGCGCGAGAAAATCAAGCAGATCAGTCGTGAGGTCTGGCTCGACTGGGCCAAGAAAAACGGCAAACAAGCCGAGGCGCTTCTGGACCTGAGTCTGAAAATCGTCGACAGCGCCAAATAA